Sequence from the Saccharopolyspora pogona genome:
TGTCGCCGTCGCAGATCGCGGCGTCGATCATCGAGTCACCGCGCACGCGCAGACCGAAGACGTTGCCGCGACCGGTAAGTTCGCGGGGCAACGACAGAACGTCGTCGATGTGTTCTTCGGCCGCGATGGGAGTTCCGGCGGCGATATCGCCGACCACGGGCACGCTCACCGAGTCATCGCCGGAATGCCGCGCCGAGGGCTGCAGGAAGGCCCGGACGTCGATCGGCCGGGACATCGTCGTGCTGCGCCGCAGGAAACCCTTCTCCTCCAGGCTCATCAGGTGCTTCGACACCGACGAGGACGACCTGAGTCCGACGGCATCGCCGATCTGGCGCGTGCTCGGCGAATATCCGTACCTGGTCACCCAATCCCGGATCGTGGCCAGGATTCTCTGCTGACGCAGCGGCAGGGTCGAGGGGTCCAGGTGCTCGAACGCGTCGAGATCGTCGTAGGCGGCCACCTGCGGAATGTTAGAGGTCGACGCCCGCGACCAAGCCACCGGCCCGCACCGGCGACTGCGAAACCGGCTCTTACCGGTTTCGCACTCACGACCGGTTCACGATTTCGACCGGCGCTTCCCTGAACATGGCGAAGCCGTGCCACCGCTGCAGCCT
This genomic interval carries:
- the lexA gene encoding transcriptional repressor LexA encodes the protein MAAYDDLDAFEHLDPSTLPLRQQRILATIRDWVTRYGYSPSTRQIGDAVGLRSSSSVSKHLMSLEEKGFLRRSTTMSRPIDVRAFLQPSARHSGDDSVSVPVVGDIAAGTPIAAEEHIDDVLSLPRELTGRGNVFGLRVRGDSMIDAAICDGDIVVVRQQPEAHSGQIVAAMIDGEATVKVYRRRNGHVYLEPRNPAYEIIDGDAVVVLGTVVSVLRSI